A part of Synergistaceae bacterium genomic DNA contains:
- a CDS encoding helix-turn-helix domain-containing protein, whose protein sequence is MPEEREDLLRETGKKIQLKREALGYSLEDVHDGTKIRINFLQGIENGDYSGFPGTVYVRGFIRTYLQFLGAEELWSEFLPVLSEGMEKKRSDELVMGSCTPPTKGFKPASKLWLFVLLLMIVTGSGWYVWYSWEQSGISLFDGKDDHPVLLDEKHAVVEPVEEDTLVIADRAEDAEVPSSLEDDEKAAVEDETPEGEAAQPHVPLTTAAELVGLTEPPSETPAPEPEKKEEGSLVITADGDCWVRIREGDKTVYERTMKAGDTAEFKVTQRYNVVYGRGGAVTVRWNGQDIGRPGRGVERVYYDPDGSTGKTD, encoded by the coding sequence GTGCCTGAAGAAAGAGAAGACTTGCTCCGAGAGACGGGAAAAAAGATTCAGCTTAAAAGAGAGGCCTTGGGCTACAGCCTTGAGGACGTTCATGACGGGACCAAGATCAGGATCAACTTCCTTCAGGGCATCGAAAACGGCGACTACAGCGGTTTCCCCGGCACAGTCTACGTCAGGGGTTTTATTCGGACCTATCTTCAATTCCTCGGCGCGGAGGAGCTGTGGAGCGAATTCCTGCCGGTGCTGTCCGAGGGGATGGAAAAGAAGCGAAGCGACGAGCTTGTAATGGGCTCGTGCACTCCTCCGACGAAAGGGTTCAAACCTGCGTCCAAACTCTGGCTGTTCGTGCTTCTGCTGATGATAGTCACAGGATCCGGATGGTACGTGTGGTATTCGTGGGAACAGAGCGGTATCTCGCTATTCGACGGCAAGGACGATCATCCTGTTTTGTTGGATGAAAAGCATGCGGTCGTCGAGCCGGTTGAGGAGGATACGCTCGTGATCGCAGACCGCGCGGAGGACGCCGAGGTTCCCTCCTCTCTCGAGGATGACGAAAAAGCGGCGGTCGAGGACGAGACCCCTGAGGGCGAGGCCGCCCAACCCCATGTTCCATTGACGACTGCCGCCGAGCTTGTCGGCCTCACCGAGCCTCCCTCGGAGACGCCAGCGCCCGAGCCGGAGAAGAAGGAAGAGGGGTCGCTGGTCATAACGGCAGATGGAGACTGCTGGGTGAGGATTCGCGAGGGCGACAAGACCGTATACGAGAGGACGATGAAAGCGGGTGATACGGCCGAGTTCAAGGTCACCCAGAGATACAACGTCGTCTACGGTCGTGGAGGAGCGGTGACGGTGAGGTGGAACGGCCAGGACATCGGCAGGCCGGGTAGAGGGGTTGAGAGGGTATACTACGACCCGGACGGGTCGACCGGAAAGACCGATT